In the genome of Streptomyces sp. NBC_00433, the window CGGGGTGGTCCAGTGTCCAGGCGGCGGCGCGCATTGCGGCGCGTTCGGTGGCGTGTCCTTTGGCGGGTTTGATGGTGGCTTTGGTGCCGTGGCGGGTGGTGGGTCCGCCTTGGGCGATGCGTTCGCGGAGGTGGACGAGGACTTCGGGGATGTCGATGGCGACGGGGCAGACGTCGTAGCAGGCGCCGCAGAGGGTGGAGGCGTAGGGGAGTGAGGCGTCCAGGGCTGTTGTGGTGCCGCGTAGTTGGGGGGTGAGGATGGCGCCGATGGGGCCGGGGTAGGGGGAGCCGTAGGCGTGGCCGCCGGCGCGTTCGTAGACGGGGCAGACGTTGAGGCAGGCTGAGCAGCGGATGCAGCGGAGGGTTTGGCGGCCGGTGGTGTCGGCGAGGGTGTCGGTGCGGCCGTTGTCGAGGAGGACGAGGTGGAAGGTGCGGGGTCCGTCGCCGTGGGTGGTGCCGGTCCAGGTGGTGGTGTAGGGGTTCATGCGCTCGGCGGTGGAGGAGCGGGGCAGGGTCTGGAGGAAGACTTCCAGGTCGCGCCAGGTGGGGATGGTCTTCTCGATGCCGACGACGGAGATGAGTGTTTCGGGGAGGGTCAGGCACATGCGTCCGTTGCCTTCGGATTCCAGGACGACCATGGTGCCGGTTTCGGCGATCATGAAGTTCGCGCCGGAGACGGCGACTTTGGCGCGGAGGAATTTCTCGCGCAGGTGGAGGCGGGCGGCTTCGGCGAGGTCTCGTGGCTCGTCGGTGAGGTCGTCGGGTGCGGGTCGGCCCCAGGCGGCCATGTGGGTGTGGAAGATGTCGCGGATCTCGGTGCGGTTCTTGTGGATCGCGGGGACGAGGATGTG includes:
- a CDS encoding lactate utilization protein — its product is MSGTYLGLPAFPQAARLSTRDEQLRANLRHATHTIRAKRATAIAELSDWPELRAAGTAIKDHTLHHLDHYLEQLETAVTAAGGTVHWAIDADDANRIVTDLIHATGETEVVKVKSMATQEIGLNEALAEAGINAYETDLAELIVQLGNDRPSHILVPAIHKNRTEIRDIFHTHMAAWGRPAPDDLTDEPRDLAEAARLHLREKFLRAKVAVSGANFMIAETGTMVVLESEGNGRMCLTLPETLISVVGIEKTIPTWRDLEVFLQTLPRSSTAERMNPYTTTWTGTTHGDGPRTFHLVLLDNGRTDTLADTTGRQTLRCIRCSACLNVCPVYERAGGHAYGSPYPGPIGAILTPQLRGTTTALDASLPYASTLCGACYDVCPVAIDIPEVLVHLRERIAQGGPTTRHGTKATIKPAKGHATERAAMRAAAWTLDHPAAWTATQRLATRTRALHPRRVPGRTASAWTATRDLPTVPARTFRDWWQHREPDPKDSQQ